In the genome of Xanthomonas hortorum pv. pelargonii, the window TGTTGGCGGAAGGTTTGGGCGCGATTCGCGACGCGGGTGCCTTTGCGCAACGCCGTGACGATGCGATCAAACGGTTGTTCGGCGAGGCGATGGAACGCCTGACACTGGCCGAAAGCATTCTCGGTGCCGTGGCCGAACTCAAGCCCTTGCTGGAAGCGCCGTTGATGGGCTGGGCGCGGGGCAATCTGGACGATATGGAGCAACAGTTGCGCGCGTTGGTGCATGCCGGCTTCCTGCGCGAGACCCCGGCCGAGGCGCTGGCCAACTACCCGCGTTATCTCAAGGCGATGATCCTGCGGACCGAGCGCGCCAAACGCGATCCGGCTCGCGACCAGACCCGCATGCTCGAACTCAAACCGTTTGTGGATGCGTTGGGCGATGCCGCCGCGCGCGGTTTGCAGCAGCGCCCGGAGTGGGAGTCGCTGCGCTGGGATCTGGAAGAGCTGCGCGTCTCGGTGTTCGCGCAGGAGCTGGGCGCCAAGTCGGGCGTGTCTGCGAAAAAGTTGTCGCAGCGGGTGGCTGCGTTGCGCGCTTGAATGGTGCCGGATGCGCCAGGGTCGAGGTGATCACCAGACGCGCTGATCCATGCGGATCGATATCCACTGGCCGCTCCGACAGATCGCATCTGAGCGGCCAGCGCATGCAGCCACATGACGCCTCTAAAACCTGCTGAGCGCTTGTCAGACAGGAGCGGGCGGCATACCTGGAGCACGCCGCGTGGGTAGGCTCCATGCCGCCTGGGCGCAGCTTGCCGACGCTGCGCCCGGGCTTTGGTCATGCCGTCAAAACTTCACATGCAGGCTCGCCATATAGCGGCGCCCGCTCTTGTAGCGGCCAGCCAGGTGTTGCTTGTCGCCGAGATACTGCAGGTACTCCTCGTCCAACAGGTTCTGCGCATCGATTTGCAGCGACCAGTTCGGGCTGAACGCATAGCCGACACTCGCGCCGAGCTCGGCGTAGTCATCCACGCTCGCCGGTGCCGCGCCGGCCACGTAACCGCCGGCCAGGTAGCTATCGCGCCAGTTGTAGGTCAGCCGTGCATTGAGCGGGCCTTTCTCGTAGTACGGGCTGAAGGCAACGCTGTTGCGCGACTGGTAAGGCAGCGCATCGCCGGTGTTGTTTTCGCCATTGGCGTAGGTGTAGTTGGCGGTCAGGCCAAAGCCGCTGTCGCCAAACGGTTGCTGGAACGCGATATTGAATCCCTTGACCTTGCCGTCGCCGGCATTGCGTGGCCGCTGGATGCTGTAATCGCAATAGCCATCTGCGCTGCAGCCATTGCTGCCGACCAACTGCGCCCAGCTCTGCGGTGCGGTGTCGCGCAGCGCGTTGTATTGGCGCTCCACGCTTGCGCTGGTGTCGATGTAGTTGTCGATCTTCTTGTAGAACACCGACCATGCCACCACCGACTGCTGTGCGAAGTAGTACTCGGCCGATAGATTGAAGTTCCACGATTCGTACGGCGACAGCTCCGCATTGCCGCCGCTGCCGGTCAGCGTGGTGTCGTTGAGGAAGGTGTTGTTGACCATCTGGTTGTACGGTGCCCAGGCGATCACCTTGGCCGCAGCGAAGCGAAACACCCAGTCGTCTGCAGCCTCGTAGGCCAGCGTGAGCGAAGGCAGCAGGAAGTCTTCCTTGCGCGTGCGGGTCTGCCACAGGCTGTCGGCATTCAGCAGTGAAGGCGTACCGCTGTAGACAAAGCCGCTGCCTTCGGTCTTGGAATCCACATAGCGCAGCCCGAGGTTGCCGCGCAGACCGGCGCCGGAGAAATTCAGCTGCGCGTACGCCGCGTTATTGCTCTGCTGCAGCGCCCAGGTGTTGTTGAGATAACTGGATGGGTCCGGCGCGCCGTAGTCGACCGGGCTATTGCGGATCCAGTTCAGCACATTGTTGCGACCTGCCTGCACATGCTGGCCATGATCGGGATAGAAGTCCTGCAGATCGGTCAGCCCGATCGTGCCCAAATCGGCCAGCGTGCCCGGCGTGACGCCGCCATAGACATTGAGCTCGAAGCGTTCCTCGTGCTTGCCGTGGCGCACGCCCAGCAGCAACTGATTGAACACGCTGTCGAACTGCAGATCGAGATCCAATTGACCATAGGTGTCCTTGCTTTCGGTCGAAAAGATGCCGTTGTTGCCGAACCAGCCACCCGCCGATCCCCAGTTGGCCGGGTCGCGCGCGCGCGCCGGATCGTCGAAGCGAATGCCACGCCGCGTATCCCAACTAAAGCCGCCGTTGTAGAACGGCTCGATGAAGTATTGCGAGAGATCCTTGTTCTCCGACTTGCTCTGGCCGAGCTGCCCGTTCAAGCCCCAACCGTCGCCGCGAAACGCACCGCGCAGGTCCAGGCCTTTGGTAGTCACTGCCGATTCGCGCACGTTATTGTCGTAGATCACTGTGCCGCCGAGCGGGTCGGCATTGGCGCTGGAATGCCCGCTGGTCACCACACCATTGCGCAGCCCGCCGAGCTGGTCCACTGCCGCCACCGTGCCGGGATTCCAGGTCAAAAAGCTGTACATCGACTGGTTGTAGTTGTCGAAGTTCTCGTTGATGTACAGGCCGCTGAGGTTGAACTCCAGCGCCTCGCTGGGCTTGAGTTGCAGGTTGACCACCGCGCTGTCGCGTTCGCGATCCTGATGAAACCAGGCCGCATTGATCGAATTGGGCACGTCCGCTTCGGCAGGGACGCTGCCGGCCGCATTGGCGAAGCTGCCGGCCGGCGCGTAGCCGAACACTTCCATGCCGCGGCGGTCGACGCGTTCTTCGTAATGCTGCGCCGACACCGCGATGCCGAAGGTGTCGGCGGCGTTTTTCCAGCTGTAGAGCAGTGCCGCATTCGGTTTGCCCTGGCTGGCTTGCGCGCTGTAGCTGTAGCCGATGGAGGCGGCGACCTCGTTGACCTCCAGATCGAGCGGTTGCCGTGTGTGCATCAACACGGTGCCGCCCAGGCTGCCTTCGGTCAGACGCGCTTCGGAGGATTTGAGAATTTCCACACGCCCCAGGATCTGCGGTGCCAGCAAGGTGTAATCGAAACCGCGGCTGGGCTGCTCGCCGTACAACCAGATCGCCTGCGCCACCGGATGCCCGTCCAGGAACGACAGATTGAGGCTGGGGTCGGTACCGTCGATGCTGACCCGTTCGCCCTGGCCAAAGCGGCGGTCCAGGGTCACGCCGGGAATCTGCGACAGCGCTTCGGCCACATTGGTGCTGGGAAACTTGCCGATGTCTTCGGCGGTGATCGCTTCGGAAATACCGGTGTTATTGCGTTTGGTGTCGAGCGATTTTTCCAGGCTCGCGCGGATGCCGACGACTTGCACGGCGTCCAGGTCGGTGGCTTGCGGGTCACCGTTGTCCTGGGCTTGCGCCGCGAATGCCAGCGACAATGCGATCGCGCTGGACAGCAGGGTGGTGCTGTATTTCATGATGTCTCTCCTCATCACGCACAGGGATGGACGGCGAGCGACAGCTCGCCGGATGCGGGTCTTGATGTCGCGCGTTCTGCGGGGTACACAAAACGCGTGGTGGATCGCTTACGACACGTGGACGTGTTGTTGCAGATACCAGTTGGCCGCGCCGAGCACGCCCAGCTGCCCGTGCTCGACCAGCTTGACCGGGATGCGCTCGAGCAGCGCACGCATGTTTCCCTTGGCTAAAAAACGTTCGCGAAAAGTGCTGTTGGCCAGAAACTGCCCGATCGTCGGCAGGATCCCGCCGGCCAGATAGATGCCGCCGGCAGCGCCGTAGGCCAGTGCCATATCGCCGACCGCGCTGCCCAGCAATGCGCAAAAGCTGTGCAGGCAGTCGAGTGCCACCGCATCGTCTTCGTGCAGCGCTGCATGCGTGATCGCGGCAGGCAGGCGATGGCGTGGCGGCACCGCGTGCAGTTCGCACACGGCGTTGTAGAGATTGAGCAGGCCGGGGCCGGACAACACATGCTCAAGGGGCAGATAGGGCTGGCCGCGCAGCAGAATCCGCAGCAGTTGCAGCTCCCTGTCGTCGGTGCTGGCCAACGCGACCTGGCCGGCCTCGGTGG includes:
- a CDS encoding TonB-dependent receptor, with amino-acid sequence MKYSTTLLSSAIALSLAFAAQAQDNGDPQATDLDAVQVVGIRASLEKSLDTKRNNTGISEAITAEDIGKFPSTNVAEALSQIPGVTLDRRFGQGERVSIDGTDPSLNLSFLDGHPVAQAIWLYGEQPSRGFDYTLLAPQILGRVEILKSSEARLTEGSLGGTVLMHTRQPLDLEVNEVAASIGYSYSAQASQGKPNAALLYSWKNAADTFGIAVSAQHYEERVDRRGMEVFGYAPAGSFANAAGSVPAEADVPNSINAAWFHQDRERDSAVVNLQLKPSEALEFNLSGLYINENFDNYNQSMYSFLTWNPGTVAAVDQLGGLRNGVVTSGHSSANADPLGGTVIYDNNVRESAVTTKGLDLRGAFRGDGWGLNGQLGQSKSENKDLSQYFIEPFYNGGFSWDTRRGIRFDDPARARDPANWGSAGGWFGNNGIFSTESKDTYGQLDLDLQFDSVFNQLLLGVRHGKHEERFELNVYGGVTPGTLADLGTIGLTDLQDFYPDHGQHVQAGRNNVLNWIRNSPVDYGAPDPSSYLNNTWALQQSNNAAYAQLNFSGAGLRGNLGLRYVDSKTEGSGFVYSGTPSLLNADSLWQTRTRKEDFLLPSLTLAYEAADDWVFRFAAAKVIAWAPYNQMVNNTFLNDTTLTGSGGNAELSPYESWNFNLSAEYYFAQQSVVAWSVFYKKIDNYIDTSASVERQYNALRDTAPQSWAQLVGSNGCSADGYCDYSIQRPRNAGDGKVKGFNIAFQQPFGDSGFGLTANYTYANGENNTGDALPYQSRNSVAFSPYYEKGPLNARLTYNWRDSYLAGGYVAGAAPASVDDYAELGASVGYAFSPNWSLQIDAQNLLDEEYLQYLGDKQHLAGRYKSGRRYMASLHVKF